The genomic region GGGTACTACAACGACCCCGACATGCTGACGGTCGGCATGACCGGGCTGACGGCGGCTCAGAACCAGACGCACATGGGCCTGTGGGCGATCTCCGGAGCCCCGCTCCTCGCGGGCAACAACCTGGCCACCATGAGTTCGACCACGGCGTCCATCCTGACCAACAGGGAGGTCATCGCGATCGACCAGGACCCGCGGGGCCTTCAGGGTGTCAAGGTCGCCGAGGACGCCACGGGCCTGCAGGTCTACAGCAAGGTCCTGTCCGGCAGCGGCAAGCGCGCCGTGCTGCTGCTCAACCGCACCTCCGCCGCCGCCCCGATCACCGCCCGCTGGACCGGCATGGGCCTGACCACGGCCTCCGCCTCGGTGCGCGACATCTGGTCCGCCACCGACCGGGGCGGCTTCACCACGAGTTACACCGCGACCGTTCCCGCGGGTGGCTCCGTGCTGCTGACCGTCTCCGGCACGGAGGCGTCCGGCACCACCTACGAGGCCGAATCCGCCGCCAACACCCTTGGCGGGTCGGCCGCGACAACCGCCTGCTCCGCGTGCTCGGGCGGATCGGAGGTCCACAACATCGGCAACGGCTCGGCCAACACCCTGACGTTCAACGGCGTCACCGCCTCCGCGTCCGGGGTCGAGATCGCCACCCTCGCCTACGTCAACGGCGGCAGCACCGCGCGTACGGCGGTGCTGCAGGTCAACGGGCAGGATCCGACGGTCGTCTCCTTCCCGCCGACCGGCTCCTGGTCCACCCCGGGCACCGTCTCCGTCCTGGTCGGCCTCGCCAAGGGCAGCGCCAACACCCTGAAGTTCTCCAACTCCACCGCCTGGGCGCCCGACCTCGATGCCGTCCAGCTCCAGGGCATCGCGGGCACCAACGGCAACGGGATCACCGGGAGCGGCTCGGGCCGCTGCGCGGACATCAACGACAACACCATCGTCAACGGCACGCAGGCTCAGCTGTGGGACTGCAGCGGCGGACACAACCAGACCTTCACGCCCACCTCCCGGGGCGAGCTGGTGGTCTACGGGAACAAGTGCCTCGACGCGTCCAACAACGGCAAGAGCAACGGCACCGTCGTCGACATCTGGGAC from Kitasatospora azatica KCTC 9699 harbors:
- a CDS encoding RICIN domain-containing protein, which translates into the protein MSVHPRFRRGRRGLLSVLATVALAACSLAGAGGLTPAAAAVASTQEAVTPSPMGWASWNSFASQIDFSTIKAQADALVSSGMAAAGYNYINIDEGWWHGTRDSSGTITVDTAKWPGGMAAIASYIHSRGLKAGIYTDAGKNGCGFYFPTPSSVPPAPNTGSEGHYQQDMETFQNWGFDYVKVDWCGGDAEHLDQKTTYQAISAANTAATAVTGRKLVLSLCEWGTGRPWNWAAGTGSLWRTSADIVLFGNNPSMSNILGNFDKTLHPSSQHTGYYNDPDMLTVGMTGLTAAQNQTHMGLWAISGAPLLAGNNLATMSSTTASILTNREVIAIDQDPRGLQGVKVAEDATGLQVYSKVLSGSGKRAVLLLNRTSAAAPITARWTGMGLTTASASVRDIWSATDRGGFTTSYTATVPAGGSVLLTVSGTEASGTTYEAESAANTLGGSAATTACSACSGGSEVHNIGNGSANTLTFNGVTASASGVEIATLAYVNGGSTARTAVLQVNGQDPTVVSFPPTGSWSTPGTVSVLVGLAKGSANTLKFSNSTAWAPDLDAVQLQGIAGTNGNGITGSGSGRCADINDNTIVNGTQAQLWDCSGGHNQTFTPTSRGELVVYGNKCLDASNNGKSNGTVVDIWDCNSGTNQKWTVNSNGTITNNLSGLCLDASGNGTANGTKLDLWTCNGGSNQKWTLN